Below is a genomic region from Roseovarius arcticus.
TGCTACGAGGCCCAGATCGATGGCAACCAGTTGGAGTGGTTTCAGAACGGAGAAAGTGCGGGTAGCGGCGTGATCAAAGAAGGCAATGCGCTGGAGTGAGCGTGGCATTATCTGAAGTAGAAAGGGCAGCCAAAAGAGCTGCCCCTTTTTATGATAACTCTCATATAAAGCAACCATTACAAGTATCTAGAATGATCGTCTAAAGCTAAACTTTAAATATTAGGTTACTTAGATCGTCAAAAATATATCCTACGCAGCGCATTCCTATCAGCCGCTGTAACTCAAGCCAGGCTTTAGCGTGTCAGCGCACTGGCTTTCTGGCGGGCGCCTTGACTGAGGGCAAAAATGATGACCGCAATGGCGTAAACCCCGTGAAAAGAGGAGCCATTCAAATGCCGATGAAACCGCCTATTCCGATCCTGCGCAGTTTTGACGAGTCTGCAGCGCGTGCATTTTATGTCGATTTTCTAGGCTTCGAGATTGAGTTCGAGCATCGGTTCGACGAGGACGCGCCGCTCTATCTGTCGCTCAGGCGCGAAGGATGCGTTCTGCATGTCTCCGAGCATCATGGCGACGCGACGCCGGGATCGGCCCTGCGGATCGAAATGGACGATGTGCAAACCTACTGCCGCGACCTGAATGCCAAGCAGTACAAAAACGCACGGCCCGGCGTTCAGCGCCAGCCTTGGGGATTTGACGAT
It encodes:
- a CDS encoding glyoxalase superfamily protein; translated protein: MPMKPPIPILRSFDESAARAFYVDFLGFEIEFEHRFDEDAPLYLSLRREGCVLHVSEHHGDATPGSALRIEMDDVQTYCRDLNAKQYKNARPGVQRQPWGFDDMKIHDPAGNRLIFCTPV